The window TCTTTAGCTGGATCAGTGAGGCTCTGGTCCCAGAAACATGTTTCTAAGCCACTATTTCCTCAAACAGTTGGATATGTGTATTGATGATTGCACATAAAAATACATGATACACACAGTACCATTAGTGTTATCATGATGGGAAGCCCGTATGTGATTTCATTTGTCGATTCGATGAGAATGACTGTCAGGCTGATGGTCATGCGAACCACGCCCCCGAGGAAGGCGGCTGCACCAATCAGAGCAAAGGTCCCCGAGTAGATGTGCATTCCCAGGTTTCTGTTGTGTGGAGATAGAAGACCCAAATTAGTCAATTAGAAAGAGGCCAATCATGAGGTTGAACACAGAGTATGATATACAGTATGATGTGATAAAGCACAAGTCGTATAAGGCATAGCTGGGTCCCTCATCGTGTGCCATTCATATGTCTCCAATATCAAATGGtattttcttaaaaaatatCAGTTTTCGGATTAAAATGGCAAAGAGTCATCTAAATAACTACAGTTAAGTaccaagacagacaggcaactTTCTCTCCCAGTTAGGGTGGCCCCAGAGGGGCGCATGCTAACAATCATTACTCTCAGATGAGAGGAACTCAAAGCCCAGACAAAGAGTGCTAAAACTGGgtcaaacaaagagagagagagatagataaacacagagagggagaggatgaaggggggtgagagaaggTCAGGCTTCAAACCATGTGGTCAGCAGATTCCTCCCTGAGTAAGTGGCAGAGTGTGTTCGTTTTACGAATTGCCTGGAGACAAAAATGTGATCCAAGCACCTACATTTTCAGGAGGTTGGCCACCAGACGTCCAAAAGCAGCACCACAGAGCAGTGAGGGCACAAAGAGGCCGCTGGGTACGGACACTCCATAGGTCCAACAGGCCAACAGGAAGTAGAGGAGGAAGAACACTGACAGTGTCACAGGGCTGAATGTTCCTAAAGACAAACAACAGGAAGTTCAATGCTGATGTGAAAGCAACAGTGCTGGTATGTAGACCACACCCCTTTAGCCAAGAGTAGGCGACCTGTCTGTAATCAACTGATACACGCTGAAACAGgagggtttatgtgtgtgtgtgtgtctcaccgtcCTGGTGAAAGAGCTGGTGGATGGCCACTTCCTGGGGGTTGAAGAAGAGAGTAGCCATGTCGTTGTAGGTGTTATTAGGACAGAAGAACTGTCGGATTGTAGAGTTGGTGTTTTCATTCTGATCCACctaaacacacagcagcaatACATGTGTCATCATTAAGTTCATCAAGAAATAAACTGGACTGTATGAGTCCAGTCCATGTCTTTAGACcagacattggccgggtttcccagattctctTTGAATGCTCCTAAGAaactcttagcgttaagagcttcttaacggatCTGGGAAACCTAGCCAGTGTCTGTCAGAGGTAAGCTGACAGCTGTGGAGGTACCATGAACACACCTACCAGGGCTGTGGTGTTGTAGATTGTGGGAATTGGAGTTGGAGTGGGCAAATCCCGACATTCACCCAACGTCATGGACACTGTAAATATCACCACCGTTGTCACCATGGTAACCAGCAGACTCTCCAAGACCCTGGAATAACAACATTAGAAAGGCTATCTGAAGAAAACTTATGACTTACTTATGCTTATTTTTAAAATAAGCGTTTCAATGATGAAGTTTGCTTTACTCCATAAAGTTTTATATTTTTACTATTTGAAACCGTTTTAGACAGTTTGATCCCCTCAcatcagaggagagagggggttctCCCCAGTATTCACCTGACAAACTTGGCCTTGGGGTGGACATGCTTCATGCGATACTTGGCCAGTCTCTTGTTAACACAGTTGAAGAGAGCTCCCAGCAGCCCACCTACTACTCCCATCAAAACAAAAAAGGCCAGGTCCACCACCGTCCACAGGTGGCAACTTTTGTCCCCGTCTAGACACTGGGAGAGACCCACCAAGGTTCACACACCAAATATACAATGGTGAAATATGACATGAAGACACATATGGCGAAGCTGAAATGTATGTACTAGCAATAATGGCAAAACCGTACCTTGAACTCTCCAAAATTGAGCAGACCAGGAAGTTGGAAGGATCCCCACTTGTTGTAGTTGATTCCCGAGCGGAAGAAGTTAAGGGTGAATGTGGCTGACATGGAGCAGAAGAGCTTGggaggagtgagacagagaggaggacctCAGGCATCAAACTGACCACTGTTCTGTGAAACAGGTATTACTGGACCACTTGTCAGTCCCTTCTCCCCTCAGTTTCAAGTTTATGCAATTCAACGTGGTCACATGTGCACATTGACATACCACTTTCCAAGTGAGCGCCTGGTTCCAGAAGGAGGAGCCCTCCTCCAGACTGAAGAGAGTGCCCCCTATGGGCGCCCCAAACGCAGCTGCCACGCCTGCAGCCGCTCCCGCCGAGACAAAGTCCCTCTTGTCCCTGGGAACACATCAAGCAAATCACAACTTTGTCAGTTCATTCATCTTCGCAAAACACAACTGTGAGCGTACTGGATATTAGTTAGAGGATATTAGTTAGAGGATACTTGATCTGTTTGTGTCTAGAAGGGTTGGTGTTACAGGATTGCTGTACCTGTCACTGCGAAAGTACGGGAAATCAAAGCGGATCTTCTTAAAAGTGATGCTCTGGAACTATAATAAGAAGGCAAGGTTAATAGCAAACTAGTGTTCACAGGCTTTTAATGTCCTAATAATCTAATCAAAGCTACCATTTGCTTTTAGTTAAAAGTGAGGAAAATTCCAAAGATAATACCCCATTTGAGATGAGCCTCGCAGATGTCAACGAGCATCTGAATACAATCTGTAATGAGTAGGTCTCTACCTGGGGGAGGCCAGCTCCTACGATGGCTCCACTGTGGATCATTGGGCCCTCCTTCCCCACAAACAGACCTGGGGAATCAAACACAGAATCAGATGATCACACCATTAAGGAACTATATATATCTGTGGTAGTAGGAGATTTAAGGTCTTGGCTCCTGTTGCACCAAGATCATAGGTCATCTTTAAGACGCTCCTTGGTTCTATATATAAGACAGTAAGGAGACAGTCATTCGTTTAACCACCAAGCACTATGCTATTATGGACCAATGATTTAAGGCCTGTACtaataaacatttaataaaCGACAACGACGACGACTAAATTATTTACATAAACATCTAAATTGTTTCGTAGTAATCCATGAGTATGAGTCATTCCAAGCTCAGGAAGTCAGATATGGTGCATCATGCTGGATCTATCTATCAAATAAGAGTCATTTACAGTAACAACAGATTAACCACGGGTGACACTGTATCGCTGAGACATGAATTTAATGCCCATTTTTGTTCATATTTGTCAAATGTGTTCACTGTCCCACATAGAACTGGCCTGTAACAAACAGCATGTTATAACAGCAAGCTCATGAATAGGATGCAAGGACTAAACAAAAATGTTCTTGAATATGATGCAGCAGTACCTCCTGCTACGGTAAACAGCACCCCGAAGACCTTGCAGAGGAACGTTCGAAGTCTGACGATCCCTGGAATTTTAACTCCGTTCAGGTAACTTTTGATCTCTGGGATACCTGACCCTGCAGCTACAGGCTACAGACCAGAAAGACATTCAGATCAGCTCCACCAGATCAGCAgtggaaaaaacaacaacaattgaacaggTAGTTCAGATATGGCAGGTTTACCTCAATGAGAACTAGCACACTGGCAATGAAGATGAAGGCCAAGTTGAAagccaggagctggagaagtgACAGGGCGAGGCAGCCTTTCTCGCTGCACTCTTCTACAGCTTCAGCACCAAAGTTAAGAATTTAGATTTCACAAAAACAAGAATTTTACATTTGAAACTCGAGTAGATGATTCAAATGGAGATGAAGATTCAAATGGAGATGAATCAAGGATACATTTTCCGACCAAGCTGAATTTGATCTGGGTGAAGAGTCGTACAAAAAAGTCCACGAGAAAGCCCACCTGAAAGAAATTAAAATTATACATCGGCCTAGTATTTCATGTTACCAGCCAAAGAATGAGAGTTGCCACAAAATGTGGGTTGAATACAATAGTTGAACTTACCAGGCCTATGGATACGCCTATAGCAAACACCATTATCCATTTAACAGCTTCGTACTTTTTGGCTTTCTAAAATCAGACATTAGAAACAACTTAAGAGGCAAATGCAGACAGGCATTCCGATTAAAAAACACATTGATTTCGGTTTATATATTTAGACTAACCTTATTGTCCATACCCTCCAAGACCTCAACATAGGGCTCGTTAATGCATCTGTCATAATCCAAGCTCTGCCAACATTTGCCGACAAAGATCGAGCATTAGGATGTTATGTTTTGTCATTCTGAACCATTCATCAGACAACCACTCAGATCTTAACACCACACAGGCAGAGCACGCTCTTCATTTGATGTTTGCTTTGTTATTACT of the Hypomesus transpacificus isolate Combined female chromosome 18, fHypTra1, whole genome shotgun sequence genome contains:
- the clcn6 gene encoding chloride transport protein 6, whose protein sequence is MACCGNCFCCHCCCRDGETRTPEELTILGETRDEEDEILPRKDYESLDYDRCINEPYVEVLEGMDNKKAKKYEAVKWIMVFAIGVSIGLVGFLVDFFVRLFTQIKFSLVGKSVEECSEKGCLALSLLQLLAFNLAFIFIASVLVLIEPVAAGSGIPEIKSYLNGVKIPGIVRLRTFLCKVFGVLFTVAGGLFVGKEGPMIHSGAIVGAGLPQFQSITFKKIRFDFPYFRSDRDKRDFVSAGAAAGVAAAFGAPIGGTLFSLEEGSSFWNQALTWKVLFCSMSATFTLNFFRSGINYNKWGSFQLPGLLNFGEFKCLDGDKSCHLWTVVDLAFFVLMGVVGGLLGALFNCVNKRLAKYRMKHVHPKAKFVRVLESLLVTMVTTVVIFTVSMTLGECRDLPTPTPIPTIYNTTALVDQNENTNSTIRQFFCPNNTYNDMATLFFNPQEVAIHQLFHQDGTFSPVTLSVFFLLYFLLACWTYGVSVPSGLFVPSLLCGAAFGRLVANLLKINLGMHIYSGTFALIGAAAFLGGVVRMTISLTVILIESTNEITYGLPIMITLMVAKWTGDFFNKGIYDIHILLKGVPLLEWETEVEMDRLTASDIMEPNLTYVYPHTRIQSLVSILRTTVYHAFPVVTENRHNEREFMKGNILVSNNIRFKKASVLTRAGEQRRRCQSMKSYPSSELKNVCDEQLPVAEPAEEGQDMLQQMLERRHVPYPNLYPDQSPSEDWTMEERFRALTFHGLILRSQLVNLLIRGVCYAENQSSATQPRLSYAEMTEDYPRFPDIHDLDLALLNPRMIVDVTPYMNPCPYTVSPNTHVSQVFNLFRTMGLRHLPVVNAVGEIVGIITRHNLTHEFLLAKLRQHYITI